CGAATCTTTTCAAAATCAGTGTCCCTCAGTTCATACATGATCAAGCGTATAATTCATGATAGTGCCAGACTCAATTTAATGGCCTTATCAACTGCATCCATCCTGACCTTGCTGACTCTGCCAAGGCGTTTCTCCAATCTCTGCTTTGTAACTGTAAGTATCTGGCTTGTTTTTATGATCGAAGGACGATCAAGCCCTCCATCAGGGGGTTTAACTTCAACATTCATGGGATAAATCTTCACGGAGCTTGAAATTGCAGCCA
The window above is part of the Deltaproteobacteria bacterium genome. Proteins encoded here:
- a CDS encoding PemK family transcriptional regulator; this translates as MANFPKRGEVWLVNWNPARGSEQAGKRPALVIQNDIGNEKAPTTIVAAISSSVKIYPMNVEVKPPDGGLDRPSIIKTSQILTVTKQRLEKRLGRVSKVRMDAVDKAIKLSLALS